The DNA region CGCCACGAAGGCCACCGCCGAGACGGTGGCCTTCGTGTTCTTCAGCCCGGGATCAGGCGGTTTCGAACGGCTGGACGTTCGGCTGGAAGACCTGGCCGTTGGCCGGGACCTTCAGATCGATCAGGTAGTCGGCCGTCACCTTGTCCACCCCGAGCGAGTCGCCCAGGATGCAGTGCCCGAAGGCGTCGACCGAGAGCAGGCGGGCGTTGCCCAGCTGGTCGGCCATCCGCTTCGAGAACAGGTACTGGGTCGCCGGGTCGTAGTAGTTCCCGATGACCAGGACCGGGGTGTCGGTCTTGGCCTGCCACGGGCCGCGGTAGACGTCCGGCTTCTTCGCCGGCCACACCGGGCAGCCCGCCACGTCCGAGAACGCCTGGTAGCGACCGAAAGTGGGCGATTCCTTCTCCCACTTCGCGGCGATCTCGGGGACCTTCTCCTGCTTGATCGTGATCTTCTTGTCCGAGCAGTTCACGGCGAAGTACGAGTCGTCGCCGGTGTAGGGGCTGTCCGGGTTCGCGTCCGCGCGCCCGTTCGCCCCGGACCGCAGCACCTTCAGCTCGACGGCCTGCGCCGTCTGCGTCTGCGCCGCGGGCGGGTGGACGATGTTGTACAGCGCCTGCAGGTCGTCGGCCAGCGGCCCGAACGACGTCGGCGAGTACAGCACCCCGGCCACCGTGCTGGTGAACGCGTTGATGTCGTAGCTGCTCCCGTCCGGCAGCTTGATCGGCTGCTGGCGCAGGTGGCCGCGGATCTCGTCGAACTTCTCCCGCGGCGTACCGGCGCTGAAGGAGCACTTCGGCCCGACCTGCGCGCACTTGCGCAGGAAGGCGTCCAGCGCGATCTCGAACCCGCGAGCGCGCTCGCGGTCGTACTGCACGCCGTCGCTGGTCCGCAGCGCCGGATCGACGTTGCCGTCGACGACGATCGCCCGGCTCTGCTTCGGGAACATCCCCGTGTACGTCGACCCGATCAGGGTCCCGTACGAGAAGCCGACGAAGGTCAGCTTCTGGTCGCCGACGGCCGCCCGCATCTTGTCGAGGTCACGCACGACGTCCTTGGTGGACATGTGGTTCAGCAGCACGCCCGCGTTGTTCTTGCAGAACTGGCCGTAATCGCGGTACGAGGCCAACGTCCCGGAGATCTCCTGCCGTGACAGCGGCACGGGGATCTGCGCGGCGAAGACGTCGTCCGCGTCCTCCTGCGTGGTGAAGCATTTGAGCGGGTTGCTGGCCCCGACCCCGCGCGGATCGAACCCGATCAGGTCGAACCGGTCCAGCACCTGCGGCTGGAAGTAGTTCGCCGCGCCGATCGGCATCCGGAACCCGGAGCCGCCGGGACCGCCCGGGTTGAGGAACAGCGAACCGACCTTCTTGTCGGGCGTCTTCGCCGCCCGCTTCAGCATCGCGATGTCGATCGTGCCGAGCGCCGCGTTGTCGTGGTCGATCGGCACGCGATACCGCGCGCAGCTGTAGAACTTCACCTGATCGGCCGGAACACCGCGGAGCTGGTCCGCCGTGCAGGCACCCCAGTTCACCGGCGCCGTCGCGCCGACCTGGGCGGCGGGCGGCCCGGCCTCCTGAGCGGCGACCGCCGTCCCGGACGCCCCGGACAGCGCGGCGCCCGCCACGAGTGCCCCTACCAGTGCGAAACCGCGCACCGGCCTCCTTGTGGATCTCGGCAAAACGACTCCTCCCTCGGCTGGCGACGTGACGGACCACGTCGCACGGCGCGCCGCCGACGTCACGGCGCGTAACACCAAGCGAGCCTCGCACAAGCCCGTAACCCAGTCACCGGCCGAAAGGATGGTACGAACCTATCGAGTGGTTGTCTTCAACTCGAAAATCGGTAACACACGGCGAGCGGCGTCGGCCTCCATGGAGTAACCGGGCCAGAACTCCAGCAGCAGTTTCCACATCGCTTCGTACTCGTCACCGAGCAGTTCCCTGGCCCTGACCGGGATCTCCTTGCCCGCGAGCGC from Amycolatopsis sp. EV170708-02-1 includes:
- a CDS encoding alpha/beta hydrolase, with translation MRGFALVGALVAGAALSGASGTAVAAQEAGPPAAQVGATAPVNWGACTADQLRGVPADQVKFYSCARYRVPIDHDNAALGTIDIAMLKRAAKTPDKKVGSLFLNPGGPGGSGFRMPIGAANYFQPQVLDRFDLIGFDPRGVGASNPLKCFTTQEDADDVFAAQIPVPLSRQEISGTLASYRDYGQFCKNNAGVLLNHMSTKDVVRDLDKMRAAVGDQKLTFVGFSYGTLIGSTYTGMFPKQSRAIVVDGNVDPALRTSDGVQYDRERARGFEIALDAFLRKCAQVGPKCSFSAGTPREKFDEIRGHLRQQPIKLPDGSSYDINAFTSTVAGVLYSPTSFGPLADDLQALYNIVHPPAAQTQTAQAVELKVLRSGANGRADANPDSPYTGDDSYFAVNCSDKKITIKQEKVPEIAAKWEKESPTFGRYQAFSDVAGCPVWPAKKPDVYRGPWQAKTDTPVLVIGNYYDPATQYLFSKRMADQLGNARLLSVDAFGHCILGDSLGVDKVTADYLIDLKVPANGQVFQPNVQPFETA